The following coding sequences lie in one Solanum stenotomum isolate F172 unplaced genomic scaffold, ASM1918654v1 scaffold28601, whole genome shotgun sequence genomic window:
- the LOC125851695 gene encoding type I inositol polyphosphate 5-phosphatase 8-like encodes MKTEQKLSKSSWTKVVVRKWLNMRSKSEEFHSDQIIDVMGGRGERRRKSCSDDGSCAVVPEELSERWLMERNGGIEEPILSEKTSTHQNLRMFVGTWNVGGKSPQEELNLADWLNSSAPADIYVLGFQEIVPLNAGNVLGPEDSGPASKWLLLIRQTLNNDTNIPDLSPNYNNTPNSELPSLDDLHYQQSSLKPRVSFSDWERLNHDVSPSPKCLSNRYYYNSSSQGQNSKYCLAASKQMVGLFLCIWTRKDLYQHITNLKVSCVGTGIMGYLGNKGSISISMTLHHKTFCFVCTHLASGEKEGDEIKRNSHVMEILKKTRFSDIGKSHILDHDKIIWLGDLNYRLASGCEDTYELVKNSDWETLLEKDQLRIEQRAGRIFNGWKEGRIYFAPTYKYLYNSDHYVAHTCTSKEKTRTPAWCDRILWKGEGLKQICYVRGESKFSDHRPVYSLFSVNNNITQKLPQ; translated from the exons ATGAAAACAGAGCAAAAGTTATCCaag tcTTCGTGGACTAAAGTGGTAGTTAGGAAATGGTTGAATATGAGGAGCAAATCTGAGGAATTTCATTCCGATCAAATAATAGATG tgaTGGGTGGTAGAggtgaaagaagaagaaagagttgcTCCGACGACGGGAGTTGCGCCGTCGTGCCGGAGGAATTATCGG AAAGGTGGTTGATGGAAAGAAATGGAGGAATTGAAGAGCCAATATTGAGTGAAAAGACTTCCACTCATCAAAACCTTAg GATGTTCGTGGGGACATGGAATGTAGGAGGCAAGTCACCACAAGAAGAATTGAACTTGGCTGATTGGTTGAATTCTAGTGCACCAGCCGATATTTATGTCCTCGG GTTCCAGGAAATTGTCCCTCTAAATGCAGGCAATGTACTAGGTCCAGAGGACAGTGGACCAGCTTCCAAGTGGCTATTGTTGATTCGCCAAACTTTGAACAATGACACAAACATCCCCGATCTTTCTCCTAATTACAACAACACCCCTAACTCCGAGCTCCCGTCCCTTGATGACTTGCACTACCAACAATCTAGTCTGAAACCAAGGGTCAGCTTCTCGGACTGGGAGAGGCTGAACCACGACGTATCTCCTAGTCCAAAGTGCTTATCAAATCGATATTATTATAACTCTTCTAGCCAAGGGCAAAATAGTAAATATTGCTTAGCCGCAAGCAAACAAATGGTTGGATTATTTTTGTGCATATGGACTCGTAAAGACTTGTATCAACACATTACCAATTTGAAGGTTTCATGTGTTGGAACAGGTATCATGGGCTATCTTGGAAATAAG GGTTCGATATCGATCAGCATGACATTGCACCACAAGACATTTTGTTTCGTTTGTACTCATTTGGCATCTGGAGAAAAAGAAGGGGATGAGATTAAAAGAAATTCTCATGTCATGGAGATATTGAAGAAAACAAGATTCTCCGATATAGGAAAATCTCACATTTTGGATCATGA CAAGATAATTTGGCTTGGAGATTTGAATTATCGTCTTGCATCGGGTTGCGAGGACACGTACGAATTGGTTAAAAATAGTGATTGGGAAACACTTCTGGAGAAAGATCAG TTAAGGATAGAGCAAAGAGCAGGAAGAATATTTAATGGTTGGAAGGAAGGAAGAATTTACTTTGCACCAACATACAAATACCTCTATAATTCTGACCATTATGTTGCTCATACATGTACATCCAAGGAAAAGACAAGGACCCCTGCTTG GTGTGACAGGATATTATGGAAAGGTGAAGGACTAAAGCAAATATGTTATGTTAGAGGTGAATCAAAATTCTCAGATCACAGACCAGTTTATTCACTTTTCTctgtaaataataatattacccAAAAATTACCACagtaa